In a single window of the Acyrthosiphon pisum isolate AL4f chromosome X, pea_aphid_22Mar2018_4r6ur, whole genome shotgun sequence genome:
- the LOC100574750 gene encoding hyphally regulated cell wall protein 3, which yields MTKVSTASNKSLHLTGIGLAVQAFYINLTLDTVMGGDFVQLKPAGPPIINPTGVWSVDQVPQGYATAGSNLALNGLQALQAFGGNKIDANGYRDQNGFYRDNNGALNGYDVGNTYGGVNDRGVTSVEGGAYGGINGRNKGHQVAGFSTSYQKNESGNKATYYDDGLGHGGVIQYGAKDQRFRDGEGKAFGGGYHDSSVKTNAVGQQGQFGNGDGYHTAGGQTGDAVNNQLYGTRSDSGPGIVAGTPFLVSTTDPLPPVVHLPPQYVQQSPQYIPQAPQYVPPAQYVPQAQYVPQAPYIPQAPFVAQAPFAAQAPTLFQNNIPQLPPIIQQQPGSILPPYNVQLPALSLSARSPSGQYVVPMPPKLYVDKPNATTDG from the exons ATGACAAAAGTTTCAACGGCATCTAATAAATCGTTACATCTAACTGGAATCGGATTGGCAGTCCAGgcgttttatataaatttaacactGGACACTGTGATGGGTGGTGATTTTGTTCAGTTAAAGCCTGCAGGACCACCCATCATCAATCCGACGGGAGTCTGGAGCGTGGATCAAGTACCCCAGGGATATGCTACAGCTGGCAGTAATTTGGCTTTAAACGGATTGCAAGCGTTACAGGCTTTCGGTGGAAACAAAATCGATGCCAACGGATATCGAGACCAGAATGGGTTCTACAGGGACAATAACGGTGCACTAAACGGATATGACGTCGGCAATACTTATGGCG gtGTAAACGACCGTGGAGTTACAAGTGTGGAAGGTGGAGCTTATGGTGGTATAAATGGACGAAACAAGGGACATCAAGTTGCTGGATTCAGCACTTCGTACCAAAAAAATGAAAGCGGTAATAAAGCTACGTATTATGACGATGGTCTTGGACACGGTGGAGTGATTCAATATGGTGCGAAAGATcaaag GTTCAGAGACGGAGAAGGCAAGGCATTCGGAGGAGGCTACCACGATTCGTCGGTGAAGACAAACGCAGTCGGTCAACAAGGCCAGTTCGGTAACGGGGACGGTTACCACACCGCTGGTGGTCAGACGGGCGACGCGGTCAACAATCAGCTCTACGGCACGCGGTCCGACAGCGGCCCGGGCATCGTGGCCGGCACGCCGTTTTTGGTGTCCACCACTGACCCGTTGCCCCCAGTTGTCCATCTGCCACCGCAGTACGTCCAACAATCCCCGCAGTACATCCCTCAGGCACCTCAGTACGTCCCGCCGGCCCAATACGTCCCTCAGGCCCAATACGTTCCGCAGGCCCCATACATCCCTCAGGCCCCATTCGTGGCCCAGGCCCCGTTCGCTGCCCAGGCACCCACTTTATTCCAGAACAACATTCCACAGCTGCCGCCGATCATACAGCAGCAACCGGGATCGATACTTCCGCCGTACAACGTGCAATTGCCCGCCTTATCGCTGTCCGCCCGCTCGCCGTCCGGCCAATACGTCGTGCCCATGCCACCAAAACTCTACGTGGACAAACCCAACGCCACCACAGACGGTTGA